One Lycium barbarum isolate Lr01 chromosome 5, ASM1917538v2, whole genome shotgun sequence genomic window carries:
- the LOC132642827 gene encoding protein SOB FIVE-LIKE 1: MEDKSKEECSSNESGWTMYIGSPYRDYDNDNDDDDDEEEEEGIPKKGYKNVDDHIEDGGSDDSMTSDASSVPSHQGVCTNIEQSYGKHAEKDTRKISSKEQQRQVKKKLSEKNIKAAKEDSHKAKSGKGYGYCRSTTGGKH; this comes from the exons ATGGAGGATAAGAGTAAAG AAGAATGCAGCAGTAATGAGTCTGGTTGGACGATGTATATCGGTTCACCTTATCGTGACTATGACAACGACaacgacgacgatgatgatgaagaagaagaagaaggaattcCAAAGAAGGGATACAAGAATGTTGATGATCATATTGAAGATGGTGGGAGCGATGATTCTATGACTTCAGATGCTTCATCTGTTCCAAGTCATCAAGGAGTATGCACAAACATAGAGCAAAGTTATGGGAAGCATGCAGAAAAAGACACTAGGAAGATCTCAAGCAAGGAACAACAAAGACAGGTGAAGAAGAAATTGTCCGAAAAGAATATAAAAGCAGCAAAAGAAGATTCCCATAAAGCAAAGAGTGGCAAAGGTTATGGTTATTGCAGATCAACAACAGGGGGAAAGCATTAA